One window of the Lytechinus pictus isolate F3 Inbred chromosome 5, Lp3.0, whole genome shotgun sequence genome contains the following:
- the LOC129262291 gene encoding NLR family CARD domain-containing protein 4-like produces the protein MANLNPDESNSDISAPSCSEDTRDDNPSETLSDLELNLISQKVPRHRWEELGLRLGFDGVQLECIRHNNKHEPPQRAIYDMLHQWRRNHTGETLREALLQALLDTRLKEIAETIDDGFVTSHSLDLDLEQLRKELVNFYLSDMCKIKFIPWDEESYVDLQKFYVRLSLVMQNASTFLNGPKTLRPLQDSHDGIFSSSNSNDRQPMRLLLEGEAGIGKTTLVAKLAYDWAIKTDSSPLKDIPLFLAIPFRKWNPEWSIGNAVRKCLLASDSKITARQIDHYMKSNPGAAKVVLEGYDEAKFSIADAKASGRIGCILRNEELRESPILVTTRPWRVVDFKSCLRTYTRIEIEGFQKEETDKYVKFFFKEQDEKAEHVLKYIRQHPLVSEFLSGIPLFTAMLCELTNEIQTTVDDLDEFDTLSDLFRYFTSYLWGHYDTKSNTSRSQEESEKTLTRLLLHLGKVGLDGLFSPEKKLLFDSSDFILSEGQEDEKSYDQEVEELACKIGILSKHRRQVQLKTKLRQRTVTKSHAVSFFHKLSQEYCAGVYLSHLARTDEMAFLQYIRQICSRTQLLEYKNVLLFTCGEGIHSARLILDHLIALQEKWVYLWDTNNNTPDIALLCNLESKSDGELNAQLKRFLQSSNLKIWVSPFQHEPHIAVAYKYMLSSGQSLPLEDCDLSISKKTNLHIFFDFMSYKNATSLTGLKLDVAHLKEEDYLRLLTCLQSFHHLRRLSLSVNESTHVSKLNKAPGSCIYSSVQDLTLQNHSTDSLAENLSFACDRFPNVEDLKIEGASLEIQPKTTMHAINLASLMRLSIKNLTCEHSRMSIFFDLISQTCPILKELKVSVEDKLIHLETHGGGKIMEQLRCLGLDLKYVSNPLPSDNLMTMIASYAPFLQDLTLDTYLEFRPVKTAAEVSVSSINHMVERATLRDICKNEEDLRQILLYIPNVKSLKIIRCEPYRYSTGSLTTEVLAMKATQLEVNCSGTEFSDTTANHLVMMNCVQNSVTTTLSFLSPFQNLTSLSLVNLPFRTLNLGGCPKMPTVRHLQLLGFFLQCARGLRQFFDSFPNLVSCQVPFSVNDGIIGDLSDSIRERNDLRLLVLGIDSGITDNVGKVVEAIASLPSLEHLVFRVHLLHDTLLQTLALALPVWTKLTFLGVHPYQMKFQTEPAGLEAMGAFADACVNHDQLSTIDLSLLQLTKEAALKVLGMASSAYGSSGQFSLRFTGPHLPCDWEVYNAVDVGRDTGYVTLVPPDKMVRYGEFHDGAGPTFSSNMCGVTLESTAKDAVYWRSIGCPDLDAIFGDQDGANRDTEKEDNVTV, from the exons ATGGCTAACTTAAATCCTGACGAATCAAATTCTGATATCTCGGCGCCATCATG CAGCGAAGATACGCGAGATGACAATCCATCGGAAACCCTCTCTGACCTGGAACTCAATTTGATCTCGCAAAAAGTCCCCCGACATCGCTGGGAAGAGTTGGGCCTCCGTCTTGGGTTCGATGGTGTGCAACTCGAATGCATCCGTCATAACAATAAACATGAACCACCGCAGAGGGCGATATATGACATGTTGCATCAATGGCGACGGAATCACACAGGGGAGACGCTGCGAGAGGCGCTGTTGCAAGCCCTACTTGATACACGGTTAAAGGAAATTGCAGAAACTATAGACGATG GATTTGTCACGTCACACTCACTCGATTTGGATTTGGAGCAGTTAAGAAAGGAACTGGTCAATTTCTACCTCTCAGACATGTGCAAGATCAAGTTTATCCCTTGGGATGAAGAATCTTATGTTGATCTCCAAAAGTTCTATGTCCGGTTGTCCCTCGTCATGCAGAATGCAAGCACCTTTCTGAACGGACCGAAGACCCTCCGACCCCTTCAAGATTCCCATGACGGCATCTTTTCTTCTAGTAATAGCAACGATCGGCAACCGATGAGGTTGCTTTTAGAGGGTGAAGCAGGTATAGGAAAAACAACTTTAGTTGCTAAATTGGCCTATGATTGGGCAATAAAAACTGATTCTTCGCCGCTGAAAGACATCCCATTGTTCCTTGCAATCCCGTTCAGAAAGTGGAATCCTGAATGGTCCATTGGTAATGCTGTCCGTAAGTGTCTCCTTGCTTCGGACAGTAAAATAACAGCCAGGCAGATCGATCACTACATGAAATCAAACCCTGGAGCCGCAAAGGTTGTCCTAGAAGGATACGATGAGGCTAAGTTCAGCATTGCCGACGCAAAAGCATCTGGTCGCATTGGTTGCATTCTTCGAAACGAGGAGCTGCGTGAAAGTCCGATCTTAGTTACGACCAGACCTTGGAGAGTGGTGGATTTCAAAAGCTGTCTCCGTACTTACACGAGGATTGAAATTGAAGGGTTTCAGAAAGAAGAAACGGACAAGTATGTCAAGTTCTTTTTCAAGGAACAGGATGAAAAGGCAGAGCATGTCTTAAAGTATATTCGACAGCACCCTCTTGTATCTGAGTTCCTGTCAGGAATACCGTTATTCACTGCTATGCTCTGCGAGTTGACCAATGAAATCCAGACCACTGTTGACGACCTTGACGAATTTGACACATTGAGTGATCTGTTCAGGTACTTCACGAGTTATCTGTGGGGCCACTACGATACGAAATCAAATACTTCAAGATCTCAAGAAGAAAGTGAGAAGACTTTGACCAGATTACTCTTGCATCTAGGGAAAGTAGGTCTTGATGGTCTATTCAGTCCagagaagaaattattgtttgatTCTTCGGATTTCATACTCTCAGAAGGACAAGAAGACGAAAAATCATACGATCAAGAGGTAGAGGAATTGGCTTGCAAGATCGGCATCCTCTCGAAGCATCGACGGCAAGTGCAACTCAAGACAAAGTTAAGACAGAGAACTGTAACAAAGTCACATGCTGTATCATTCTTCCACAAACTAAGCCAGGAATACTGTGCGGGCGTTTATTTGTCGCACTTAGCAAGAACAGACGAAATGGCATTCTTACAATATATCCGACAAATATGCAGCCGTACCCAACTGTTAGAGTATAAGAATGTTCTGCTCTTTACCTGCGGAGAGGGAATCCATTCTGCTCGTTTGATTCTTGATCATCTTATTGCTCTACAAGAAAAGTGGGTGTACCTTTGGGACACCAATAACAACACACCTGATATCGCTTTGCTGTGCAATTTAGAGAGTAAAAGTGACGGTGAACTGAATGCCCAGCTGAAGAGGTTCTTGCAGTCTAGTAACCTGAAAATATGGGTGTCACCGTTTCAGCATGAGCCACACATTGCTGTAGCATACAAATATATGCTGTCCTCTGGACAGTCCTTGCCATTGGAGGATTGTGACCTGAGCATCTCTAAAAAGACAAACCTCCACATCTTCTTTGACTTCATGTCCTACAAGAATGCAACCTCTCTTACTGGACTCAAGCTCGATGTGGCACATCTCAAAGAGGAAGACTATCTGCGTTTATTGACATGTCTGCAATCCTTCCACCATCTCCGTAGGTTGTCATTGTCAGTAAACGAATCAACCCACGTCAGCAAGCTGAACAAAGCTCCGGGTTCATGTATCTATTCATCCGTCCAAGATTTGACATTACAAAATCATTCCACGGATTCGCTGGCTGAAAATCTATCATTTGCATGTGATCGATTTCCGAATGTTGAAGACCTCAAAATTGAGGGGGCATCATTGGAAATACAGCCGAAGACAACAATGCATGCTATAAACCTTGCATCATTGATGAGACTATCCATCAAGAACTTAACATGTGAACATTCGCGTATGAGCATATTTTTCGACCTCATTTCTCAAACTTGCCCAATTCTCAAGGAATTGAAAGTGAGCGTTGAAGACAAACTTATTCATCTAGAAACACATGGTGGTGGAAAGATCATGGAACAGCTTAGATGCTTAGGCCTAGACCTGAAGTACGTGTCCAATCCACTCCCCTCCGACAACCTGATGACCATGATTGCATCATACGCGCCATTCCTGCAGGACCTCACACTTGATACTTATTTAGAATTTAGACCTGTCAAGACGGCTGCGGAAGTGTCAGtatcatcaatcaatcatatgGTCGAACGTGCTACTCTGAGAGATATCTGCAAGAATGAAGAAGACCTCAGGCAAATCCTACTGTACATTCCCAATGTCAAGTCATTGAAAATTATCCGTTGTGAGCCTTACCGCTATAGCACCGGGAGCCTGACTACCGAAGTGCTTGCAATGAAAGCGACACAACTAGAAGTGAATTGTTCAGGTACAGAATTCTCGGATACGACAGCAAACCACCTAGTGATGATGAATTGCGTGCAGAATTCAGTAACTACCaccctctctttcctttcacCATTTCAGAACCTAACCTCACTTTCTCTCGTCAATCTTCCATTCCGGACACTAAATCTAGGAGGATGTCCGAAAATGCCGACCGTTCGTCACCTCCAGCTACTTGGATTCTTTCTACAGTGCGCCAGGGGACTTCGACAGTTTTTCGACAGTTTCCCAAACCTGGTGTCATGTCAAGTGCCATTCTCTGTCAATGATGGGATCATTGGCGACTTGAGCGACTCAATCCGCGAACGAAATGATCTCCGGCTTCTTGTCCTTGGGATTGACTCTGGCATCACGGATAATGTTGGAAAGGTAGTTGAAGCAATCGCCAGCCTCCCATCACTTGAACACCTCGTCTTCCGAGTTCATTTGTTACATGACACATTGCTTCAAACGCTAGCCCTTGCTCTGCCTGTCTGGACCAAGCTGACTTTTCTTGGGGTACATCCGTACCAGATGAAGTTCCAAACTGAACCCGCCGGGCTTGAAGCAATGGGTGCCTTTGCTGATGCGTGTGTGAATCACGACCAGTTGTCTACCATTGATCTTTCCTTGTTACAACTCACCAAAGAGGCGGCATTGAAGGTGCTTGGGATGGCGTCCTCTGCATATGGCTCGTCTGGACAGTTTTCGTTAAG GTTTACAGGACCCCATCTGCCGTGTGACTGGGAGGTTTACAACGCAGTAGATGTCGGCAGGGACACCGGTTATGTCACATTGGTACCACCCGACAAAATG GTGAGATATGGGGAGTTTCATGATGGAGCCGGTCCGACGTTTTCATCCAATATGTGCGGTGTTACCCTCGAATCAACTGCCAAAG ACGCCGTATACTGGAGATCCATAGGCTGTCCTGATCTAGATGCCATCTTTGGCGACCAAGATGGCGCCAACAGAGACACCGAGAAAGAAGATAATGTCACTGTTTAA